One window of the Ammospiza caudacuta isolate bAmmCau1 chromosome 9, bAmmCau1.pri, whole genome shotgun sequence genome contains the following:
- the FAM204A gene encoding protein FAM204A isoform X1 gives MWSGLLPPGLNESDVDLSSDDGDESPDSCSKQETKEDTERVQGTGQESNGGSEPLVPVTDEEGEFQTCPPGVSVNIWNKFVELQKKHQEMKMQVREENRCRKRKRRRKAKQRESDEVAQSSQQLENEDRWKELTQYFGINDRFESPVDGRAPQKSGLELSIEKCVAEGDIAKAEELSDRLATRELGVKIAKAAACRNFVKAKQEAEAAQEAQKKKKLAWGFEAKKRWETKSNMGYM, from the exons ATGTGGAGTGGGCTGTTACCTCCAGGACTGAATGAAAGTGATGTTGATCTGAGTTCTGATGATGGAGACGAATCACCTGATTCCTGTTCAAAGCAAGAGACAAAAGAAGATACTGAAAGAGTTCAGGGGACTGGACAAGAAAGTAATGGTGGCAGTGAACCTCTTGTACCAGTGACAGATGAAGAAGGTGAATTTCAAACGTGCCCTCCTGGAGTTTCTGTAAATATCTGGAAT AAATTTGTGGAGCTTCAGAAGAAACACCAGGAAATGAAAATGCAAGTGAGAGAGGAAAACAGATGCCGAAAAAGGAAGCGCCGCCGAAAAg caaAGCAGAGAGAGAGCGATGAAGTGGCTCAGAG tAGTCAGCAGTTGGAAAATGAAGACAGATGGAAGGAACTTACACAATACTTTGGAATCAATGATAGATTTGAATCACCTGTGGATGGCAGGGCTCCACAAAAG tcTGGCCTGGAACTGAGCATAGAGAAGTGTGTGGCTGAAGGTGACATTGCCAAGGCTGAGGAGCTGAGTGACAGATTGGCCACTCGTGAG CTTGGTGTGAAAATTGCCAAAGCTGCCGCTTGCCGCAACTTTGTAAAAGCCAAGCAAGaagcagaggctgcccaggaagctcaaaagaaaaagaagcttgCTTGGGG ATTTGAAGCCAAGAAAAGATGGGAAACAAAAAGCAACATGGGATACATGTAG
- the FAM204A gene encoding protein FAM204A isoform X2, with product MWSGLLPPGLNESDVDLSSDDGDESPDSCSKQETKEDTERVQGTGQESNGGSEPLVPVTDEEGEFQTCPPGVSVNIWNKFVELQKKHQEMKMQVREENRCRKRKRRRKAKQRESDEVAQSQQLENEDRWKELTQYFGINDRFESPVDGRAPQKSGLELSIEKCVAEGDIAKAEELSDRLATRELGVKIAKAAACRNFVKAKQEAEAAQEAQKKKKLAWGFEAKKRWETKSNMGYM from the exons ATGTGGAGTGGGCTGTTACCTCCAGGACTGAATGAAAGTGATGTTGATCTGAGTTCTGATGATGGAGACGAATCACCTGATTCCTGTTCAAAGCAAGAGACAAAAGAAGATACTGAAAGAGTTCAGGGGACTGGACAAGAAAGTAATGGTGGCAGTGAACCTCTTGTACCAGTGACAGATGAAGAAGGTGAATTTCAAACGTGCCCTCCTGGAGTTTCTGTAAATATCTGGAAT AAATTTGTGGAGCTTCAGAAGAAACACCAGGAAATGAAAATGCAAGTGAGAGAGGAAAACAGATGCCGAAAAAGGAAGCGCCGCCGAAAAg caaAGCAGAGAGAGAGCGATGAAGTGGCTCAGAG TCAGCAGTTGGAAAATGAAGACAGATGGAAGGAACTTACACAATACTTTGGAATCAATGATAGATTTGAATCACCTGTGGATGGCAGGGCTCCACAAAAG tcTGGCCTGGAACTGAGCATAGAGAAGTGTGTGGCTGAAGGTGACATTGCCAAGGCTGAGGAGCTGAGTGACAGATTGGCCACTCGTGAG CTTGGTGTGAAAATTGCCAAAGCTGCCGCTTGCCGCAACTTTGTAAAAGCCAAGCAAGaagcagaggctgcccaggaagctcaaaagaaaaagaagcttgCTTGGGG ATTTGAAGCCAAGAAAAGATGGGAAACAAAAAGCAACATGGGATACATGTAG